A part of Candidatus Babeliaceae bacterium genomic DNA contains:
- the cmk gene encoding (d)CMP kinase: protein MHIIITIDGPAASGKSSVARVLAQQLNAYYLYTGLLYRGLAYLLHTQYGYTAKTIHTLTDENVNTLLHDFAYTYDSNNGARIVFKNTVLDGILKSSTIDQLTSLASQSPIIRDALSTYQKQLVLDKKISVVEGRDSGTVVFDKADYKFFITADAEVRAARWQKDQQQHNNNFTFAEALAALTQRDLRDSTRAYAPLQPASDSIIVDTTHLTIEQTLAKICNTISHRNA, encoded by the coding sequence ATGCATATCATAATAACAATTGACGGACCAGCAGCAAGTGGCAAATCTTCAGTTGCGCGTGTTCTTGCACAACAGCTTAACGCGTATTATTTGTATACAGGTCTCTTATATCGCGGACTCGCCTATTTATTGCACACACAATATGGTTATACGGCAAAAACAATACATACGCTTACTGACGAGAACGTTAACACACTCTTGCATGATTTTGCGTATACCTATGATAGTAATAACGGCGCTCGTATTGTATTTAAAAATACAGTGCTCGATGGCATTTTGAAATCAAGCACCATCGATCAATTAACATCTCTGGCAAGCCAATCCCCGATTATAAGAGATGCGTTATCTACGTACCAAAAACAGCTGGTGCTCGATAAAAAAATTTCTGTAGTAGAGGGAAGAGATTCTGGCACTGTTGTTTTTGATAAGGCAGATTATAAATTTTTTATTACCGCTGATGCAGAAGTACGTGCAGCACGTTGGCAAAAAGATCAACAACAACATAATAATAATTTTACTTTTGCAGAAGCACTCGCTGCGCTTACACAACGTGATCTACGCGACAGCACTCGCGCATACGCACCATTACAACCTGCATCTGACAGTATTATAGTCGACACAACACATCTTACTATTGAACAAACACTGGCAAAAATATGCAATACTATTTCACACAGAAACGCTTAA
- the recJ gene encoding single-stranded-DNA-specific exonuclease RecJ, with product MIIAGAKYLWKLPKYDTELISKLVLRYNLSFPIVQALVNRGYISEQDFESFLFTSQEKDVGNPILLKDAQKAVARIIEAINNQEKILIAGDYDVDGITSSALMLICLLPLGAQVNFFLPHRVHDGYGLSLKTVERAARNNYKLIITVDNGITAFEPVLLAQKLGVDVIITDHHKPHEAVPNAYAVIDPHQTECAYPYKKFAGVGISFKIMSLLYEQLGKQLPEKVYELLLLGTVADVVPLTGENRYWVQQGLHKINGIKSFSLEVLKNNARVTKPHLSSTDIGFFIAPQINALGRLEDPREGVAFLIGSDQQETVRIGKTLGELNEARKSIEKKVLQDIEQAIAEKKINIETDKVIIAGSASWPSGVIGLVASRLVGQYCRPVILLHLTSSGIAKGSCRSIPEFNMFNALHDVRDILLTFGGHTVAAGLSLKTEHIELLKERLTTLINQQLSPEDLQHKITIDAHLTLPETNEKLLSDCALLEPFGCENPQPRFILKQVSLLDKPTLLKELHVKCTIFADGIIKPVIFFNRPDLMPLLENSVNQPCDMVVQVTENYWRDRKNIEFTGIDVCIS from the coding sequence ATGATCATTGCCGGTGCTAAATATTTGTGGAAACTCCCCAAGTATGATACTGAACTGATCAGCAAACTTGTTTTACGATATAATCTTTCATTCCCCATTGTCCAGGCATTGGTCAATCGTGGATATATCAGCGAACAAGATTTTGAATCTTTTCTTTTTACCTCGCAAGAAAAAGATGTCGGCAATCCAATATTGTTGAAAGATGCCCAAAAAGCAGTTGCTCGAATTATAGAAGCAATTAATAATCAAGAAAAAATATTAATCGCGGGCGATTATGACGTTGATGGCATTACTTCTTCTGCGCTCATGCTGATCTGCTTACTGCCCTTGGGCGCGCAGGTTAATTTTTTTCTACCGCATCGAGTGCATGATGGATATGGATTATCGCTTAAAACCGTAGAACGTGCCGCGCGCAATAATTATAAATTGATTATTACCGTTGATAATGGCATTACCGCATTTGAGCCCGTACTATTGGCTCAAAAATTGGGGGTAGACGTTATTATCACTGACCACCACAAGCCGCATGAAGCCGTGCCAAACGCCTATGCCGTTATTGACCCACATCAAACAGAATGTGCTTACCCTTATAAAAAATTTGCCGGCGTCGGCATTAGTTTCAAAATTATGTCATTACTGTATGAACAACTAGGCAAACAATTACCCGAAAAAGTATATGAATTGCTATTGTTAGGTACTGTTGCTGACGTAGTACCATTAACCGGCGAAAATCGTTATTGGGTGCAACAAGGGCTTCATAAAATTAATGGTATAAAAAGTTTTTCTCTTGAAGTACTTAAAAACAATGCGCGTGTCACTAAACCACACTTATCATCAACTGATATTGGATTTTTTATTGCACCGCAAATTAATGCTCTTGGCAGGCTTGAAGATCCACGCGAAGGAGTAGCTTTTCTTATAGGTTCTGATCAACAAGAAACCGTACGTATTGGCAAAACGCTCGGAGAATTAAATGAGGCACGTAAAAGTATAGAAAAAAAAGTATTACAAGACATTGAACAGGCTATTGCAGAGAAAAAAATAAATATAGAAACTGATAAAGTTATTATTGCAGGATCAGCATCATGGCCATCCGGTGTCATAGGGCTGGTCGCTTCTCGTCTTGTCGGCCAGTATTGTCGCCCAGTAATATTATTGCATCTCACATCATCAGGTATTGCAAAAGGCTCATGCCGTTCAATTCCAGAATTTAATATGTTTAATGCGCTACATGATGTGCGGGATATATTACTGACTTTTGGCGGACATACCGTAGCCGCAGGACTTTCATTAAAAACTGAGCATATAGAATTATTAAAAGAACGGTTAACGACGCTTATTAATCAGCAATTATCACCCGAAGATTTGCAACACAAAATTACCATTGATGCGCATCTGACACTACCAGAAACTAATGAAAAATTATTATCTGATTGTGCTCTATTAGAGCCATTCGGCTGCGAAAACCCACAGCCGCGCTTTATACTCAAACAGGTAAGTTTATTAGATAAACCAACGCTGCTTAAAGAACTGCATGTAAAGTGTACTATTTTTGCAGACGGCATTATTAAACCGGTTATATTTTTTAATAGACCCGATCTGATGCCTTTATTAGAAAATAGTGTTAATCAGCCCTGTGATATGGTTGTTCAGGTGACAGAAAATTATTGGCGTGACAGAAAAAATATAGAATTTACAGGTATCGACGTATGCATATCATAA
- a CDS encoding ankyrin repeat domain-containing protein: MKKIGYFLLVIVFVNTAIGAQTTHEEYFTAVAQRDTQTLKQLFSHGEDINAIRDVTGNTLLHQAINIADQELVLLLLRTGADVHAKNALGQTPLHCASHKGLNNIIIQLMRHGADINAQDCEQTTPLHYAVRMGLESTAIVLLRCGADYNFRNKDGVTPAHLAVFYHQTKCLEILMNAGADVTIPDNGGFTPLDVATYFRFDDIITMLNKITPAI, encoded by the coding sequence ATGAAAAAAATAGGTTATTTTTTACTAGTAATAGTATTTGTTAATACTGCCATAGGCGCACAGACGACGCATGAAGAATATTTTACGGCAGTTGCCCAAAGAGATACACAAACGCTAAAACAACTATTCTCTCACGGCGAAGACATTAATGCTATTCGCGATGTCACCGGTAATACACTGTTGCACCAAGCTATTAATATCGCTGATCAAGAACTAGTTTTATTATTATTACGCACAGGTGCCGATGTACATGCAAAAAATGCGCTGGGACAAACGCCATTACATTGTGCATCGCATAAAGGGCTTAATAACATAATTATACAACTTATGCGACATGGTGCTGATATTAATGCACAAGATTGCGAGCAAACAACGCCGTTACATTATGCTGTCAGAATGGGATTAGAAAGTACCGCAATAGTATTATTACGATGCGGCGCTGATTATAATTTTCGTAATAAAGATGGTGTAACACCCGCGCATCTTGCTGTCTTTTATCACCAAACAAAATGTCTAGAAATATTAATGAATGCTGGAGCTGACGTTACCATTCCTGATAACGGCGGCTTCACACCGTTGGATGTTGCCACTTATTTTAGATTTGACGATATTATTACCATGCTTAATAAAATAACCCCTGCTATATAA
- a CDS encoding Npt1/Npt2 family nucleotide transporter yields MISRLAKAWFGDFSREELKKFLLLAFIFFFTIGVYWLIRITKDSVFSIIIGATYIPFAKGLSLFVVVPLVMAYGFLVDKFPRHRVFYALCAIYGTLGILFAILLQNPTIGLPNIDASPWRLLGWLYYVYVESFGSIMVALFWAFTADTTTPESAKRGYGLIAMGGQVGGIVGPLIVERQAENLGQAVVIGIGSAAIFMIAAMVYYYMKVVSHDQLRGYHGKETAEQKKATKEKVGFTEGLGLILSQPYLLGIFAVISIYEVIVTIFDFHFKVLAASQGMSGDALASYLGNYGVWTNGVALICLLLGVSNIGRKLGLTVALTLLPIIIAGATIALNLNLNLEVACWIMIVSKALNYALNQPAKEQLYIPTTKDAKYKAKGWIEMFGSRSSKAGGSAINAVKKLMSVNSFIMFSAIASLGLCGIWFLIALYLGRTHKKAVDSNTVVC; encoded by the coding sequence ATGATTTCTAGGCTTGCAAAAGCGTGGTTTGGGGATTTTAGTCGAGAAGAACTTAAAAAGTTTTTACTCTTGGCGTTCATATTCTTTTTTACCATCGGCGTGTATTGGTTAATACGTATTACCAAAGACTCCGTTTTTTCCATTATTATTGGTGCAACATATATTCCATTTGCAAAGGGGCTTTCGCTCTTTGTCGTGGTGCCTCTGGTCATGGCATATGGATTTTTAGTCGATAAGTTTCCGCGTCACAGGGTTTTTTATGCCTTATGCGCTATTTATGGAACCTTGGGTATTTTATTTGCTATCCTCCTGCAAAATCCTACCATTGGCCTTCCTAATATAGATGCAAGTCCATGGCGCCTACTTGGCTGGCTCTATTATGTTTATGTAGAAAGCTTTGGTTCTATCATGGTTGCTCTTTTTTGGGCATTTACCGCTGATACAACTACACCAGAATCTGCAAAACGTGGATACGGCCTTATTGCTATGGGTGGACAAGTTGGTGGTATCGTTGGACCACTTATTGTAGAAAGACAAGCAGAAAACCTTGGTCAAGCCGTAGTTATCGGTATTGGATCCGCTGCAATTTTCATGATAGCAGCTATGGTTTACTACTACATGAAGGTCGTTTCCCATGATCAACTACGCGGTTATCATGGCAAAGAAACTGCAGAACAAAAGAAGGCAACCAAGGAAAAAGTTGGCTTTACTGAAGGCCTAGGTCTTATTCTTTCGCAACCGTACCTTCTCGGAATTTTTGCTGTTATTTCTATTTATGAAGTAATTGTTACTATCTTTGACTTCCACTTCAAAGTACTAGCAGCAAGTCAAGGTATGAGCGGCGATGCTTTGGCTTCTTATCTCGGCAACTATGGCGTTTGGACTAATGGTGTAGCTCTTATTTGCCTTCTGCTTGGGGTAAGCAATATTGGACGCAAGCTCGGCTTAACGGTAGCACTAACGCTATTGCCTATTATTATTGCCGGCGCAACCATTGCACTTAATCTTAATTTAAATCTAGAAGTTGCATGTTGGATAATGATTGTTTCTAAAGCATTAAATTATGCCTTAAATCAGCCAGCAAAAGAGCAATTATATATTCCAACAACAAAAGATGCGAAATATAAAGCTAAGGGATGGATCGAAATGTTCGGATCTCGTTCATCAAAAGCGGGCGGATCTGCAATTAATGCGGTCAAGAAGCTGATGAGCGTAAACTCATTTATCATGTTTAGCGCTATAGCTTCTCTTGGTTTGTGTGGTATTTGGTTTTTAATTGCACTGTATCTTGGCAGAACTCACAAAAAGGCTGTTGATAGCAACACCGTTGTTTGTTAA
- the lon gene encoding endopeptidase La, with the protein MKKIYTCEEKMTEEKTSQEPHFLALLPLKNVVLLPKSIIPIIVGRSSSIKAVEYSLKVDKSIFITAQKHSEVEAPTADDVYTYGTHSTILQVMRMPKGALKILVEGICRARIVKTEPTEGFIGAYIEDIVTTGVEQNLENEAIWRHLQTLYATFSSLNSKAPADLMASVKTIEDVDTIADTLTVQLNLSFEERQMMLEITDLKEKLLKVYALLKKEIDILETEKRIQEKIQTQVEKSQREYYLNEQIKAIQKELGREDQHHEISQIRTTLKTLGLPQEASEKVEKELRRLEQMPPLSSEAVVSRHYIDWIVNLPWSKTSKDAISLEQAEKILNKNHAGLKKAKERIIEFLAAKKFSASLVRSPIICLVGPPGVGKTSLGNSIADSLGREFVRISLGGIRDEAEIRGHRRTYIGALPGKIIQAMRKAKTVNPVILLDEIDKMSNDIHGDPSSALLEVLDPEQNKGFVDHFLEVEYDLSKVMFIATANHLEGIPYPLFDRMELVNLSGYTDDEKMEIAQQFLLPKNLKEYGLKKTQCKIPQDILHKIITDYSKESGVRQLERLIAKLMRKSIQILLKDETIRSVTITPELIKEWLGTAKYKKTSLDSSTQKIGLATGLAWTELGGDVLEIEATILPGKGALTLTGQLGEVMQESAHAALSYIRSRALELGLKNSFYSTKDIHLHVPEGATPKDGPSAGITMCVALVSALTKNPVKPDIAMTGEITLRGRVLGVGGLKEKILAAAHHGMKTVLIPQENYDDVEEIGSELGTAVHRIYVDSMDKVLELALVNNPFQSTKSTKTAKKTKKSKTKK; encoded by the coding sequence ATGAAAAAAATTTACACGTGTGAGGAAAAAATGACTGAAGAAAAAACATCGCAGGAGCCGCATTTTTTAGCACTTTTGCCTTTAAAAAATGTTGTTCTTTTACCAAAAAGTATCATCCCTATTATAGTAGGAAGATCGTCGTCGATTAAAGCAGTTGAATATTCTCTCAAGGTTGATAAATCAATTTTTATTACGGCGCAAAAACATTCTGAAGTAGAGGCACCTACGGCGGACGATGTGTATACGTATGGGACTCATTCAACCATATTGCAGGTAATGAGGATGCCAAAGGGAGCTTTAAAGATATTAGTTGAAGGTATTTGTCGAGCCCGCATCGTTAAAACTGAGCCGACTGAAGGATTTATTGGGGCATACATAGAAGATATAGTTACTACTGGCGTTGAGCAAAATCTTGAAAATGAGGCTATTTGGCGTCATTTGCAAACACTGTACGCAACGTTTTCTTCGCTTAATAGTAAAGCGCCGGCCGATCTTATGGCATCTGTTAAAACGATAGAAGACGTAGACACTATCGCTGATACGCTGACGGTGCAGCTTAATTTGTCATTTGAAGAGCGCCAAATGATGCTTGAGATAACTGATCTCAAGGAAAAATTGCTTAAGGTCTATGCTTTGTTAAAAAAAGAGATAGATATTTTAGAGACAGAAAAGAGAATTCAGGAAAAAATTCAAACCCAAGTTGAAAAAAGCCAACGCGAGTACTATTTAAATGAGCAAATAAAGGCTATACAAAAAGAGCTTGGTCGAGAAGATCAGCATCATGAAATTAGCCAAATTCGAACAACTCTTAAAACCTTGGGGTTGCCTCAAGAGGCTTCTGAAAAAGTAGAAAAAGAGTTACGAAGACTTGAACAAATGCCGCCATTGTCTTCTGAGGCAGTTGTAAGCAGGCATTATATAGATTGGATTGTAAATTTACCGTGGTCAAAAACAAGCAAAGATGCCATTAGTTTAGAGCAGGCTGAAAAAATTCTTAATAAAAATCATGCTGGTCTTAAAAAAGCTAAAGAGCGAATTATAGAGTTTTTGGCGGCGAAGAAATTTTCGGCGTCCCTTGTTCGCTCACCTATTATATGCTTGGTGGGGCCTCCTGGTGTTGGTAAAACGTCTTTAGGTAATTCTATTGCGGATAGCTTAGGCAGAGAATTTGTCAGAATTTCATTGGGCGGTATTCGTGATGAAGCTGAAATTCGTGGACATAGAAGAACATATATTGGAGCGCTTCCAGGGAAAATTATTCAGGCTATGCGCAAGGCAAAAACGGTTAATCCGGTTATATTGCTTGATGAGATAGATAAAATGTCTAATGATATTCACGGTGATCCTTCATCGGCGCTTCTTGAGGTGCTTGATCCGGAACAAAACAAAGGCTTTGTCGATCACTTTTTAGAAGTGGAATATGATCTTTCTAAAGTTATGTTTATTGCAACAGCTAATCATCTTGAAGGTATTCCGTATCCGCTTTTTGATAGAATGGAGTTGGTAAATCTTTCTGGGTATACCGATGATGAAAAAATGGAAATTGCGCAACAATTTTTATTGCCTAAAAACCTTAAAGAATACGGATTGAAAAAAACTCAGTGTAAGATACCTCAAGATATATTGCACAAGATTATTACTGATTACAGTAAAGAATCTGGTGTGCGGCAGTTGGAACGATTGATCGCCAAGTTGATGCGAAAATCAATTCAAATATTACTGAAGGATGAAACAATACGCTCTGTCACTATTACTCCAGAACTTATTAAGGAATGGCTTGGGACGGCAAAATACAAGAAAACTTCTTTAGATTCGAGCACTCAAAAAATTGGTCTTGCAACGGGGCTTGCGTGGACAGAACTGGGTGGAGATGTTCTTGAGATTGAGGCAACTATATTGCCAGGCAAGGGCGCTTTGACATTAACCGGACAATTAGGTGAAGTTATGCAAGAATCAGCTCATGCTGCGTTAAGTTATATTCGTTCTCGTGCATTAGAGCTGGGTCTCAAAAACTCATTTTATTCTACAAAAGATATTCACTTGCACGTACCAGAGGGTGCTACTCCAAAAGATGGTCCTTCTGCTGGTATAACGATGTGCGTTGCACTTGTTTCTGCACTTACAAAAAATCCAGTAAAGCCAGATATTGCTATGACCGGAGAAATTACGCTGCGTGGAAGAGTGTTGGGTGTTGGCGGATTGAAAGAAAAAATATTGGCCGCAGCACATCATGGTATGAAAACGGTACTTATACCACAAGAAAATTATGACGATGTGGAAGAAATTGGTAGTGAACTGGGTACCGCTGTGCATAGAATTTATGTTGATAGCATGGATAAGGTGTTAGAGCTAGCGCTGGTTAATAATCCATTTCAGTCGACAAAATCAACAAAAACCGCAAAAAAAACTAAAAAATCAAAAACAAAAAAATAA
- a CDS encoding Npt1/Npt2 family nucleotide transporter, which translates to MSSQLKSFFKFFVDVEPHERIKVILLTAAFFCAIGGYTIAKELKDSIFVHIVGLEYMPWAKMLSIFILIPPILFYSRLVDILKRSHLLYFYCMLYGIGGLICVYLLGHPTIGLANTDTNPYRLFGWFLYFFIEGYSPFVVSVFWAFTNSITSPKAAKNNYTIMIAGSKFGGMIMSAFAWWLLTYKDSLGQLIYSDVINHQILLGLASCLLLCVPIIINIMITRVPAQYLHGYEAVYKVEKERSSHGEPTGLIATLTSIVSGLVMIVRYPYVMGMFGMIFFWEIINVVLGYLRLSIGETHASSASALSGFLFKSVLFVHLAGFIIVLFGTRALINFLGERKSLILIPTITGILLTYYLTSQSANAVLIVYILIRSVNYAFAYPLRESLYIPTTKEMKFKSKSWIDAFGAKVAKGCGSYYNVFVSRYVSTALLTSVHTVFFIGVISMWLLTAQLLGKRFERAVENNEVIGLE; encoded by the coding sequence ATGAGTTCACAACTCAAGTCTTTTTTCAAATTTTTTGTTGATGTTGAACCGCACGAGCGAATAAAAGTTATTTTACTGACGGCAGCCTTCTTTTGCGCAATTGGTGGTTATACCATTGCAAAAGAGCTTAAGGATTCTATTTTTGTACACATTGTTGGCCTTGAATATATGCCATGGGCAAAAATGCTTTCCATCTTTATACTTATTCCACCAATTCTTTTTTATTCACGCCTTGTCGACATTTTAAAGCGCTCGCATCTGTTGTATTTCTATTGCATGTTGTACGGCATTGGTGGACTTATATGTGTTTATCTCTTAGGTCATCCAACCATCGGCTTAGCAAACACCGATACGAATCCGTATAGATTATTTGGATGGTTTTTGTATTTTTTCATAGAAGGATATTCGCCTTTTGTAGTAAGTGTTTTTTGGGCTTTTACCAACTCAATAACCAGTCCAAAAGCTGCAAAAAACAACTATACAATTATGATTGCTGGATCAAAATTCGGGGGCATGATTATGTCCGCTTTTGCTTGGTGGCTATTAACTTATAAGGATAGTTTAGGGCAATTGATTTATTCTGATGTAATCAATCACCAAATTTTATTAGGGCTTGCCTCGTGCTTACTTCTTTGCGTTCCCATCATTATTAATATAATGATAACAAGAGTGCCTGCTCAATATTTACATGGCTACGAAGCTGTCTATAAAGTTGAAAAAGAGCGTTCGTCTCATGGCGAGCCAACTGGGTTAATAGCAACATTAACAAGCATCGTGTCTGGGCTTGTAATGATTGTTCGTTATCCCTACGTAATGGGTATGTTTGGTATGATTTTTTTCTGGGAAATTATTAACGTAGTTCTTGGATATTTACGTCTCAGCATTGGAGAAACTCATGCTTCTTCGGCCTCTGCTCTGAGTGGGTTTTTATTTAAATCGGTTTTATTTGTTCACTTAGCAGGATTTATTATTGTGCTCTTTGGAACACGTGCCCTAATAAACTTTTTAGGCGAACGTAAAAGCTTGATCTTGATACCAACTATCACAGGAATTTTATTGACGTATTATCTTACAAGTCAATCCGCGAATGCAGTTCTCATTGTTTATATACTTATTCGATCAGTTAATTATGCATTTGCGTATCCACTACGAGAAAGTCTCTATATACCAACTACCAAAGAGATGAAATTTAAATCAAAATCTTGGATTGATGCGTTTGGTGCCAAGGTAGCAAAGGGATGCGGTTCATATTATAACGTTTTTGTCTCCCGTTATGTGTCAACGGCACTGCTAACATCTGTTCACACTGTTTTTTTCATTGGCGTTATCAGCATGTGGCTCTTAACCGCTCAATTGCTCGGCAAGCGATTTGAAAGGGCAGTGGAAAATAATGAAGTAATAGGGCTAGAATAA
- the rpsB gene encoding 30S ribosomal protein S2 has protein sequence MIDLKLLIKNSVQYGHQTWRWCPKMRPYIWGHKGGVHLIDVSKTAHQMEKAAKFLESIAASGQPILWVGTKKAAQAAIKKASESSNSPSVTHRWIGGTLTNNSQVKKSITKLLHYQDILSKTEQYSYTKKEFGVFQKIVERLLKNIGGIRTLGWPVGAVVVVDVKKEHVVVKEAVAAGIPVVALVDTNGDPSMVDIVIPGNDDVPRAIEVVLDYLAEAVNKGQAQAEIKAHEMATEEASHAGLTEEMVKALGSDEEEESNKKAKRGSAGQAPAKRAARPSLNRKPFVKKAE, from the coding sequence ATGATAGATTTAAAATTACTCATCAAAAATAGTGTTCAGTATGGACATCAAACGTGGCGCTGGTGCCCAAAAATGCGTCCTTATATTTGGGGGCATAAAGGCGGGGTTCATCTTATAGATGTTTCCAAAACAGCACACCAAATGGAAAAGGCGGCAAAGTTTCTTGAATCTATTGCTGCAAGCGGTCAACCAATATTATGGGTTGGCACAAAAAAGGCTGCACAAGCTGCCATTAAAAAAGCATCTGAATCGTCTAATAGCCCCAGCGTAACTCATCGTTGGATCGGTGGAACATTAACTAATAATTCACAAGTTAAAAAATCGATCACCAAACTGTTGCATTATCAAGACATTTTAAGCAAAACAGAACAATATTCTTATACTAAAAAAGAATTTGGCGTTTTTCAAAAAATAGTTGAACGCTTGCTTAAAAACATCGGTGGGATCCGTACATTGGGTTGGCCGGTAGGCGCAGTTGTCGTTGTTGATGTTAAAAAAGAACACGTTGTTGTCAAAGAAGCTGTTGCAGCTGGAATACCTGTTGTTGCGCTTGTTGATACCAATGGTGATCCATCAATGGTGGACATTGTTATTCCTGGCAATGACGACGTTCCTCGTGCAATTGAAGTTGTTCTTGATTATTTAGCTGAAGCGGTAAATAAGGGACAAGCGCAAGCTGAAATTAAAGCACACGAAATGGCAACTGAAGAAGCTTCGCATGCTGGTTTAACTGAAGAAATGGTTAAAGCGCTTGGTAGCGATGAAGAAGAAGAATCTAACAAAAAAGCTAAGCGTGGTTCTGCCGGTCAAGCTCCTGCAAAAAGAGCGGCACGGCCATCACTCAACAGAAAGCCTTTTGTTAAAAAAGCCGAATAA
- the lysS gene encoding lysine--tRNA ligase, which translates to MTKNIIPPHDDLETLHSQEHEQRVKKVDTLRNQGIEPWPHNVTITETCQQVRDEFEAGTESKNYTIAGRILAIRSHGKSIFATVQDRSGSLQIYLKKDIIGDALFALFNTMIDIGDIISCHGRSFKTHMGEITLEVAQFELLSKCLFPLPEKFHGLTHIETKYRQRYLDLMTNPETRERFKKRSAIIRLIRNYLDTHDFMEVETPMLHPIPGGAAARPFVTHHNALNEKFFLRIAPELYLKRLIIGGYERVYEINRNFRNEGVSTRHNPEFTMLEFYMAYHDYQYGMSFVEDMLRTVMQESCGTLHVTFGNHTVDFEKPFDKLSAQQAIVKYSSITDAELTPTTIDATLKKHDVTIENKEASYGQKIFALFEHTVETLLIQPTYIIDYPLEISPLAKRDAKNPEYAARYELFIAGMEISNGFNELNDPFEQAERFKEQVKAHAAGDEEAMHYDEDYINALQHGLAPTVGVGIGIDRLVMIATGTTSIKEVILFPTLKRKI; encoded by the coding sequence ATGACCAAAAATATTATTCCTCCCCACGATGACCTAGAAACACTCCACTCTCAAGAGCACGAACAGCGGGTTAAAAAAGTTGATACATTGAGAAACCAAGGCATAGAGCCTTGGCCACATAATGTAACCATAACCGAAACGTGTCAGCAGGTGCGTGATGAATTTGAGGCAGGAACAGAAAGTAAAAATTATACTATTGCTGGTAGGATACTAGCCATTCGTAGTCACGGAAAATCAATATTTGCCACTGTACAAGACAGATCCGGATCATTACAAATTTATCTTAAAAAAGATATTATCGGCGACGCGCTGTTTGCATTATTTAATACCATGATCGACATTGGCGACATTATATCATGCCATGGCCGATCTTTTAAAACACATATGGGCGAAATAACATTAGAGGTCGCTCAATTTGAACTCTTAAGCAAATGCTTGTTCCCTCTTCCAGAAAAATTTCATGGGCTTACGCACATAGAAACCAAATATCGGCAACGGTATCTTGATTTGATGACCAATCCAGAAACACGTGAACGTTTTAAAAAACGCTCCGCAATTATCAGGTTAATACGCAACTATCTCGATACACATGATTTTATGGAAGTAGAAACTCCCATGCTGCACCCCATTCCAGGTGGAGCGGCAGCACGCCCGTTTGTTACGCATCACAACGCGCTTAATGAAAAATTTTTCTTACGTATTGCACCAGAATTGTATTTAAAAAGATTGATTATTGGTGGCTATGAACGCGTGTATGAAATAAATCGCAACTTCCGCAATGAAGGCGTTTCGACACGACACAATCCAGAATTTACCATGCTTGAATTTTATATGGCATACCACGATTATCAGTACGGCATGAGCTTTGTCGAAGATATGCTACGCACGGTCATGCAAGAATCCTGCGGAACATTACACGTTACGTTTGGTAACCATACTGTTGATTTTGAAAAACCATTCGACAAACTCAGCGCACAACAAGCAATTGTCAAATACAGTTCGATTACCGACGCAGAACTTACACCAACAACCATTGATGCTACGTTAAAAAAACATGACGTTACCATAGAAAATAAAGAAGCGTCGTATGGACAAAAAATATTTGCTCTTTTTGAACATACCGTAGAAACGTTGCTCATTCAGCCAACGTATATTATAGATTATCCGCTCGAAATTTCTCCACTTGCAAAGCGTGATGCAAAAAATCCTGAATATGCTGCACGTTATGAGCTCTTTATAGCAGGCATGGAAATTAGCAATGGTTTTAATGAGTTAAATGATCCTTTTGAGCAGGCAGAACGATTTAAAGAACAAGTAAAAGCGCATGCGGCTGGAGATGAAGAAGCGATGCATTATGATGAAGATTATATCAATGCTCTGCAACATGGACTCGCGCCAACTGTGGGGGTAGGAATTGGCATTGACCGCCTTGTCATGATAGCAACCGGCACTACTTCTATTAAAGAAGTTATTTTATTTCCCACGCTCAAAAGAAAAATATGA